TAAGTTTGTAGGCTATACTTATTTATCTTATATTGTAAAGACTGTCTCTTCACACCTAAATCCCTTGCTGCTTGACTGATATTCCCAGCAGTATCATCAATAGCTTCTTTAATTAATCGTTTTTCAATATCTTCCATAAGTTCAGGTAAAGATTCTTCACTATTAATATTTAAGTTATCTTCTTCATTATCTTCTTTAATATTTTTAATATCAATCATAAACGGCTCTACATGTTGCTCTTCAATCTTTCCTCGCTTACCAACAATATTAATAGCCCCTTCTAAAACATGCTCTAATTGTCTAACATTTCCTGGCCAATCATATTTTAAGAATAATTTCTCAACTTCTTTAGTAATACCACTGATCCTGTAATTAAATTTACGATTAAATTTATTAATAAAATATTCTACTAATAAAGAAATATCATCTTTTCTCTCCTGTAAGGATGGTAACTGTAAATTAACAACTGCTAATCTATAATATAAATCTTCTCTTAACTCTCCAGCCTGAAAAGCCTTTGCCGGTTCTTTATTAATTGTAGCTATAACCCTAACATCAACCTCTATTAACTCATTCCCACCAACATATCTAATCATACCTTCTTGTAAAACTCTTAACAGTTTAGCTTGGAGTTCTAATGACATAGAATTTATCTCATCTAATAATATTGTTCCTCCATTAGCCTGCTCAAAAAGCCCTTTTCTATCTACTGCTCCTGTGAATCCACCTTTTTTAGTACCAAATAAAATTCCTTCTAGCAAATCCTTTGGCAATGCTGCACAATTTTGAGCAATAAAAGGTTTACCTCGTCTCGGACTAGAATTATGAATACTCTGAGCAAATAATTCCTTCCCAGTTCCTGTTTGTCCAGAAATCAAAACTGAAGATGAAGTTTTAGATGCTTGCTTTGCATATTTAATCTTCTTTTTAAGGTCCCAATTCTGTCCAATTATATCTGAAAAGAGATATTTAGTTCCATTATTAAGTTCTTTTTTTTCTGTGTCATCAGCTTTATATAATTCTGATTGTAAATCAAGATTTTTTTCTGATAACTCTTTTAATTTAGTAACATCTTTTGCTATCTCTAAAGCACCAATAAATTGATTATCTAAAGTTATTGGTAAAGTCTTATTAATTGTTGTTATCTCTTCACCTTTATAATTTGTATAACTCTGTTCATGTTCCATAATAGGTTTTTGTGAATCTAAAGTTCTTAATAAAGTACTAGTCGTTCTATCTAGTGAAGGGAAAATATCTAACAACTTTTCATCAAGCACTTGTTCTTTTTCATGATTTTCTAATTCAGCCATTTTAGAATTATAAAAAATAGTAAGCCCTTCTTCATCGACCACATGAATACCATCATCAATTGAATTTAAAATAGTTTCTAGATTCTTTTTAAGTCTTTTAACACCTTCTAATTCCTTAGCCATCTCTTCAGCTTCTTTATCTTCCTGAAAATAAGCTACTGCTCCTATTATTTCACCTTGGTCACAAATAGGCATTCTATTAGTTAAAATCCGATTCTTATTTAAATTCTGATACTGGTTTAACTCTACTCGCCCACTTTCTAATATAACATCTATCCTAGTATTTGGGATGACATCTATTACCTGTTTACCGACAACATTTTCTTCTTTAATATTTAATAACTCTAATGCTAAATCATTAATCGTAACTATCTCACCTTCTGCGTTGACTACAACTATTCCACCTGGAACTCCTTCTAGTAATGCTTTATTTAATAGTTTGTTATGAGGAATAACCATCTAAATCTCCCCCTTGCTTATTAATTCCCTGAATTTCTATCTCTATGTAGAATGTTCTCTTAAAAGCGACAAAATCCTTTATTTTTCCCTTTGCAAATCCTTCTTTCAAATAAAAAAAGGAGTATATAAATTTATATACTCCCAAAAATGATTATATTTTTAATATTCATCTATTAAATTTTGGTTTTTATCATAAAGAGCAGCTGCATCACCATCATTATTCCAGATATATCTTTTAGTCCAAACAATAGTATTAAGAGTCCAATTAGCTTTTCTACCACTAACTACTTTTAAAATTCCTCCTGGTTTAATAACTGTATTATTTGGAAAGACGAATTGTTGATTCCCTCTTAAACTTACTAACATCCAACCAGATAGATCAATGATTTTTTTACTCTTATTCTTAATTACTACTTTTTCTTTATATAAATCCACCTTGGTTATTTGAACTTTAGTTTTTTTCTTATTTCTCTTTAAAGAAATAGCTGATTTATTAAATTTAATCTGCTTTCCATCACTAATAGCAATAATTATTCCTTGTTTATCGGTTCTATATATACTTATTTTCCTATCTTTCAATTTCTTAAGAATAAATGGTGAAGGATGACCATAATTATTATTTAAGCCTACTGAAATTATAGCATATTCAGGATTAACTTGCTCTAAAAACTCTTGGGTAGTTGAAGTATTACTACCATGGTGCCCTACCTTCAATAGATCCACTTTCAAATTATCACGTTTTTTAATTAAATCTCTCTCAGCTTGAGCCTCTGCATCACCAGTAAACAAGAATGAATTATCTCCATGTTTGACTTGAATCACCGCCGACCAATTATTCAAATCACCATAATCATTTTTAATTGGACCAATTATTTTAACTTTTAAATTTTCTTTATTAATTAATTTAACACCTGCTTTAGCTACTAATATCTTCCTTTGTTTATCTTTAATAGCTAATAATAGATCTTCAAAACTTTTGGTATTATGTGTTACCCTAGGCATATAAACCTTTCCTATTTTAAAATTATAAATTATATTATCTAACCCACCTATATGATCTTCATGAGGATGAGTCCCTATTAAATAGTCGATCTTATTAATCCCTAATCGCTTAATATAATTAACCACTCGTTTACCGTCATCATTATTACCACCATCAATTAACATAATCTGATCATTAGGAAATTGTAATAATGTAGCATCAGCTTGACCAACATCAATGAAATGAACTACTACGTTAGTAGAGGAAGCAGTAACGTTTTCGTTACATCCAGCAGCTATTAAGAAGATTAATATTACTAAACTTAATACAACTAAGCTACTTCTTCTAAATCTTTTCATAATTTATTCTCTCCTTCAGTAATTCAATGCTATATCTTAATACCTATTCTTAAGTACATTTAAATATAATGATTTAATCACAAAAGGATCTTCATGCTCTATAACATAAAAAAACTATATAGTTAATCATCCATAGATAATTAACTATATAGCATACCTTTGATAATCTAAAACATAATTTGATTAATTTTAATAGTCTTCTTCCTCATCTTCATTCTCTTCTCGTCTCTTACCAGTTACAATATCTACTCCTCTACTAGCACCAATTCGATTAGCTCCAGCATCTAGCATATCTAAAGCATCATCAAAGTTCCCGATCCCCCCAGAAGCTTTAACTCCAATAGAACGACCTACAGTCTTACGCATTAGACTTACATCTTCAACATTTGCTCCACCTGCTCCAAAACCAGTAGAAGTCTTAACAAATTCTGCTTTAGCATCTTTAGCTATTTTACAAACTTTTACTATCTCTTCATCGGTTAAGTAAGATGTTTCAATGATCACTTTAGTAATTATGTCTTTAGTCACCCCTGCTATATTAGTAGAATCAACTACTGCTTTAATATCATTGTAAACAATATCGAAAGCACCTGATTTAATTGCACCAATATTAGCTACCATATCTATTTCTTGAGCCCCTTCACTAATTGCTTTTTTAGTTTCAAAAGCCTTTACTTCTTGGGCATTAGCTCCTAAAGGAAACCCTACTACTGTACAGACTTTAACTGAAGTATCCTTTAAAAGCCTCGCAGCCATTGGTACAAATGCGGGATTTACACAAACTGAAGCAAAATCATATTCCTTTGCTTCATCACACTTCTCCTTTACCTCTTCTACTGTAGCATTAGCATTTAAAATAGTATGGTCAATCATTTTAGCCATATCTTTTGGTTTAATTGCCATAGTATCAACTCCTTAAATTAATCTTAATTTAAAATTTATCCAACTATTCTACATTAGTCTTTGTAAAAAGATTGTAGCTAATGTAAAATAAATAAAAAGTCCTGACACATCTATTAACGTAGTAATAAATGGACCTGCCGCTACTGCTGGATCAGCTCCCAGCGAGTCAATAATAAACGGAATTGCAGTCCCACCTATAACTGCTGTTATTAATGTGCAAAACATTGCCATACCTACCACTAAACCTAACATAGGATTTCCTTGCCAAACTAAAGCAATCAATGCAATTAAGCTCCCTAATATAGTTGCTAATATCAATCCTACTTTTATTTCATTAAATAAATGCGCTTTAATATTTCTTTCACTTAAATCACCAGTAGCTAATCCTCTTACAACCATAGTAAGTGATTGAGTACCTACATTGCCTCCCATATCCATTAAGACTGGAATAAAGAAGGCTAATGCTACCACTGACTCTAACGCTCCTTCAAAATTTCTAATAACAGTACCAGATAATAAATCACCAAATAATAAAATTAATAACCAGGGTAACCTCTTTATAATTCCACTTAATACTATATTACTCTCTTCTGTTAATCCTAATTCAGATGTACCAGCCATTTTATACATATCTTCAGTAGCTTCTTCCTCAATAACATCGATAATATCATCTACTGTAATAATTCCCAATAATAATCCTTGTTGATTAACAACCGGAACAGATAACAAATCATATTTAGATATTATCTTAGCTACTTCTTCCTGATCTAAATTAACATCTACAGTAATTACTTTTTGATTCATTAAATCTTTTACTTGCTTATCAGGTGAAGCCGATATTAGTTCTCTCATTGAGAGAACTCCTACCATCTCTTTTCGTTCATTAATTACATAAATATAATAAATCATTTCTGCATCAGGAGCAATATCCCTTAATTTTTGAATTGCCTCTTTAACTGATTTCTCCTCTTTCATTGCTATATATTCTGTAGTCATTATTCCGCCGGCACTCTCTTCATCATAACCTAATAATTGTTGAATTAGCTCGGCTTCTTCTTCTTTTATTAACTTTAGAAGGGCCTTTGCCTGACCAATGGATAAAGCACCTAATAAGTCCGTTATATCATCAGAATACATAGCATCTAAAACTTTAGTTAATCTTATATTACTTAAAAACTTTAATAATTTATGTTCAGTTTCATAATCTGCCTCTGCTAAGATATCAGCCAGCTTTTCAGTAGAAATTAAATCAATTATTTTTTTTACTTTTTCTTCTTCTAATGCTTCCAATATTTCTACTAAATCTGCTGGATGAAGTTCCTTAACTTTATGTTTTAATAATTTTTCTGTATTGGATTTAATCAATTCATTAAATTCTTCTATCAATTTTTCTTTATTTCTTGTCATTTACCTCACCCCCGATAACCCAACATCTTTAAGGCATCCTCCTTTTCTCTCCAATCTTTTCTTACTTTCACCCATAAATCTAAATAAATTTGACTCCCTAATAAATCTTCTATATCTTTTCTAGCTCGCTTACCAATCTCTCTTAACCGCTTACCATTTTTACCAATAATGATCCCTTTTTGTGAATTTCTCTCCACATAAATATTCGCATTAATATCAATTAAATCTCTTTCTTCTCTCTTCTTCATTTGAATTATCTCTATGGCAACGGCATGAGGAACTTCTTCTCGAGTTAAATACATGATCTTTTCTCTAATTAACTCTGTTATTACAAACTGTTCAATTTGATCAGTAATCATATCATTAGGATAATATTTAGGACCTTTAGGAATAAGTTTTATAGTTTCCTCAATTAATGTATCTAAATTATTTCCTGTCTTAGCAGAAACCGGAATCACATCAATATAATCACCTAATCGATTAACTTCTTCTATTCTATTTGCTAATTTCTGTTTACCTATAAGATCTATTTTATTTAAAACGACAATAATCGGCGTATTTAAGCCAGATAATTGTTTACTTATCTTTCTATCTAACCTAGTAATTCCTTTCCTAGCATCAATCATAAAGAATATAAGGTCTATCTTTTGCAGAGATTTATAAGCTACATCAACCATATATTCTCCCATCTTATCCTGTGCTTGATGGATTCCTGGCGTATCTATAAAAATAACCTGGGCATCATCTTGAGTATAAATACACTGAATTTTATTTCGAGTAGTCTGTTGTTTAGGAGTAGTAATAACTACTTTCTCCCCAATTAAATTATTAATTAACGTAGACTTTCCTACATTAGGTTGACCAATAACTGTTACAAAACCTGATTTAAAGTCAGCATCTGTTTCTAGCATTTAAATTTACACCCCACTTCTATAAACTTAACTTCATTACTAGTCTTGGCTCATCTTTACCATACTCTTCTGGTCGATGTTCTTCTTTATAGAAATCAAATTTATCTTTATAAATATGATAAGCAGGTTCATTATCAGGAGCGACAGTTAACTCTACTTCTTTGATATCTCTATTAGCTAACCATTCTAAAGTATAATTTAATACCTCACTCCCTAAACCTTGATTATGATATTCTTCTTTTATCGATAATCCAAATATA
The sequence above is a segment of the Selenihalanaerobacter shriftii genome. Coding sequences within it:
- a CDS encoding MBL fold metallo-hydrolase, which translates into the protein MKRFRRSSLVVLSLVILIFLIAAGCNENVTASSTNVVVHFIDVGQADATLLQFPNDQIMLIDGGNNDDGKRVVNYIKRLGINKIDYLIGTHPHEDHIGGLDNIIYNFKIGKVYMPRVTHNTKSFEDLLLAIKDKQRKILVAKAGVKLINKENLKVKIIGPIKNDYGDLNNWSAVIQVKHGDNSFLFTGDAEAQAERDLIKKRDNLKVDLLKVGHHGSNTSTTQEFLEQVNPEYAIISVGLNNNYGHPSPFILKKLKDRKISIYRTDKQGIIIAISDGKQIKFNKSAISLKRNKKKTKVQITKVDLYKEKVVIKNKSKKIIDLSGWMLVSLRGNQQFVFPNNTVIKPGGILKVVSGRKANWTLNTIVWTKRYIWNNDGDAAALYDKNQNLIDEY
- the era gene encoding GTPase Era; this encodes MLETDADFKSGFVTVIGQPNVGKSTLINNLIGEKVVITTPKQQTTRNKIQCIYTQDDAQVIFIDTPGIHQAQDKMGEYMVDVAYKSLQKIDLIFFMIDARKGITRLDRKISKQLSGLNTPIIVVLNKIDLIGKQKLANRIEEVNRLGDYIDVIPVSAKTGNNLDTLIEETIKLIPKGPKYYPNDMITDQIEQFVITELIREKIMYLTREEVPHAVAIEIIQMKKREERDLIDINANIYVERNSQKGIIIGKNGKRLREIGKRARKDIEDLLGSQIYLDLWVKVRKDWREKEDALKMLGYRG
- the deoC gene encoding deoxyribose-phosphate aldolase: MAIKPKDMAKMIDHTILNANATVEEVKEKCDEAKEYDFASVCVNPAFVPMAARLLKDTSVKVCTVVGFPLGANAQEVKAFETKKAISEGAQEIDMVANIGAIKSGAFDIVYNDIKAVVDSTNIAGVTKDIITKVIIETSYLTDEEIVKVCKIAKDAKAEFVKTSTGFGAGGANVEDVSLMRKTVGRSIGVKASGGIGNFDDALDMLDAGANRIGASRGVDIVTGKRREENEDEEEDY
- a CDS encoding sigma 54-interacting transcriptional regulator is translated as MVIPHNKLLNKALLEGVPGGIVVVNAEGEIVTINDLALELLNIKEENVVGKQVIDVIPNTRIDVILESGRVELNQYQNLNKNRILTNRMPICDQGEIIGAVAYFQEDKEAEEMAKELEGVKRLKKNLETILNSIDDGIHVVDEEGLTIFYNSKMAELENHEKEQVLDEKLLDIFPSLDRTTSTLLRTLDSQKPIMEHEQSYTNYKGEEITTINKTLPITLDNQFIGALEIAKDVTKLKELSEKNLDLQSELYKADDTEKKELNNGTKYLFSDIIGQNWDLKKKIKYAKQASKTSSSVLISGQTGTGKELFAQSIHNSSPRRGKPFIAQNCAALPKDLLEGILFGTKKGGFTGAVDRKGLFEQANGGTILLDEINSMSLELQAKLLRVLQEGMIRYVGGNELIEVDVRVIATINKEPAKAFQAGELREDLYYRLAVVNLQLPSLQERKDDISLLVEYFINKFNRKFNYRISGITKEVEKLFLKYDWPGNVRQLEHVLEGAINIVGKRGKIEEQHVEPFMIDIKNIKEDNEEDNLNINSEESLPELMEDIEKRLIKEAIDDTAGNISQAARDLGVKRQSLQYKINKYSLQT
- the mgtE gene encoding magnesium transporter, which gives rise to MTRNKEKLIEEFNELIKSNTEKLLKHKVKELHPADLVEILEALEEEKVKKIIDLISTEKLADILAEADYETEHKLLKFLSNIRLTKVLDAMYSDDITDLLGALSIGQAKALLKLIKEEEAELIQQLLGYDEESAGGIMTTEYIAMKEEKSVKEAIQKLRDIAPDAEMIYYIYVINERKEMVGVLSMRELISASPDKQVKDLMNQKVITVDVNLDQEEVAKIISKYDLLSVPVVNQQGLLLGIITVDDIIDVIEEEATEDMYKMAGTSELGLTEESNIVLSGIIKRLPWLLILLFGDLLSGTVIRNFEGALESVVALAFFIPVLMDMGGNVGTQSLTMVVRGLATGDLSERNIKAHLFNEIKVGLILATILGSLIALIALVWQGNPMLGLVVGMAMFCTLITAVIGGTAIPFIIDSLGADPAVAAGPFITTLIDVSGLFIYFTLATIFLQRLM
- a CDS encoding GNAT family N-acetyltransferase — its product is MEYRIEVLDEYNNNLLDELVNLETQAFGTGGLNKWHLVPFINHGKVIVIYNSTEPVGLAEIMRDFDNPELAYIFGLSIKEEYHNQGLGSEVLNYTLEWLANRDIKEVELTVAPDNEPAYHIYKDKFDFYKEEHRPEEYGKDEPRLVMKLSL